One segment of Carya illinoinensis cultivar Pawnee chromosome 1, C.illinoinensisPawnee_v1, whole genome shotgun sequence DNA contains the following:
- the LOC122287892 gene encoding uncharacterized protein SYNPCC7002_A1590-like encodes MAMGSYCYCKAGWIPPSYPGTNTGKSLCLRHGQLGLASSAEKSPRPLLRISANSTQRARFVARRRESVSVRQLQRPLIEYMSLPASQYSVLDAERIERVDENTFRCYVYSIKFFAFEVCPVLLVRVEEQPNGCCIRLLSCKLEGSPIVAAQNDKFDASMVNRISCGSNQINSLAQRLTSDAVIEVSIEIPLAFRVIPVQAIESTGTQVLEQILRLMLPRFMAQLVKDYQAWASGDTSRQPLGTGQI; translated from the exons ATGGCTATGGGCTCTTACTGTTATTGTAAGGCTGGATGGATTCCCCCTTCATATCCAGGCACGAACACTGGTAAATCTCTCTGCCTCAGGCATGGTCAGTTGGGTTTAGCTTCCTCAGCTGAGAAATCTCCCAGACCCTTGCTTCGCATCTCGGCGAATTCAACACAGAGAGCCCGATTCGTTGCTCGGCGTAGAGAGTCCGTTTCGGTTCGGCAACTCCAACGGCCACTAA TTGAGTACATGAGCTTGCCGGCGAGTCAGTACTCGGTGCTGGATGCAGAACGGATCGAGAGGGTGGATGAAAACACGTTTAGGTGTTATGTATATAGTATTAAGTTCTTTGCTTTTGAGGTTTGCCCTGTTTTGCTTGTCAGAGTGGAGGAGCAGCCCAATGGGTGTTGCATTAGGCTCTTGTCATGCAAG CTCGAGGGTTCGCCGATTGTTGCTGCACAGAATGACAAATTTGACG CTTCTATGGTGAACCGAATATCATGTGGGAGCAACCAAATCAACTCATTGGCTCAACGACTAACCTCAGATGCTGTGATTGAG GTTAGCATTGAGATTCCTCTTGCATTTCGTGTAATTCCGGTGCAAGCAATTGAATCAACTGGCACCCAAGTTCTCGAGCAAATACTGAGGCTTATGCTACCCCGGTTTATGGCACAG CTTGTGAAGGACTATCAAGCATGGGCATCTGGTGATACCTCTAGGCAGCCTCTTGGGACAGGTCAGATTTGA
- the LOC122287908 gene encoding histone H2B.2: MAPKAEKKPAEKKPAEKAPAAAAAAEKKPRAEKKLPKETASSGVDKKKKKAKRSVETYKMYIFKVLKQVHPDIGISGKAMGIMNSFINDIFEKLAQESSRLARYNKKPTITSREIQTAVRLVLPGELAKHAVSEGTKAVTKFTSS; this comes from the coding sequence ATGGCGCCCAAGGCAGAGAAGAAGCCAGCCGAGAAGAAGCCGGCAGAGAAAGCGCCGGCAGCGGCGGCGGCAGCTGAGAAGAAGCCAAGGGCAGAGAAGAAGCTCCCTAAAGAAACAGCCTCGTCGGGCGtagacaagaagaagaagaaggccaAGAGAAGCGTGGAGACGTACAAGATGTACATATTCAAGGTGTTGAAGCAGGTCCACCCGGACATCGGGATCTCCGGTAAGGCCATGGGGATCATGAACAGCTTCATCAACGATATCTTCGAGAAGCTCGCCCAGGAGTCCTCCAGACTCGCACGCTACAACAAGAAGCCGACAATTACTTCGCGCGAGATCCAAACGGCGGTGCGGCTGGTCTTGCCAGGCGAGCTTGCCAAGCACGCCGTGTCGGAGGGCACTAAGGCGGTCACAAAGTTCACTAGCTCTTAG